From candidate division TA06 bacterium, a single genomic window includes:
- a CDS encoding radical SAM protein, translated as MPLKVKKWFERPKPLSKGMYHLRAEGEFGGYRLHLRIENDGRGILLVDASKVLHLNQTAAELAMHIIEATPVEDMISQMRKRYKVDAEALRKDYEKMKQTISDLARTDDVCPITYLDVERIEPFNTPVSAPYRMDLALTYKCENDCKHCYVARDKNMPSLSVEDWKRVLKRLWDVGIPHVCFTGGEATLFAGLLDLVDYAEELGMVTGLLTNGRSLGQLDFVKNLEQAGLDHIQITLESHDKKIHDTIVGCPGWRQTVNGIKNAISTQVYTITNTTITRLNEPAIERTIKFIRDLGVKTFAANGLIFTGKGEYSGLGFTEKELVPIVTRIRDTARKLGMRFIWYTPTQYKNFDPVALDLGPKACTAAKYNMCIEPDGSVIPCQSWYEPIGNILTDSWDNIWNSELATKIRNKEMIMDECKTCEDLPICGGGCPLYNSANEYLCTESKSAG; from the coding sequence TTGCCACTGAAAGTGAAGAAGTGGTTTGAACGACCAAAGCCCTTGTCAAAGGGGATGTATCATCTGAGGGCTGAAGGTGAGTTTGGCGGCTACAGGCTTCATCTGAGAATAGAAAATGATGGGAGAGGTATTCTGCTTGTCGATGCGTCAAAGGTTCTCCATCTGAATCAGACCGCGGCTGAGCTTGCCATGCACATCATAGAAGCAACTCCTGTAGAAGATATGATTTCCCAGATGAGGAAGAGGTACAAGGTCGATGCTGAGGCGCTCCGCAAGGATTACGAAAAGATGAAACAGACCATATCTGACCTTGCAAGGACAGATGATGTTTGCCCTATCACGTATCTTGATGTGGAAAGGATAGAGCCCTTTAACACGCCTGTCAGTGCCCCCTATAGAATGGATTTGGCGCTCACATACAAGTGTGAAAACGATTGCAAGCACTGCTATGTGGCCAGGGACAAGAACATGCCCTCTCTTTCTGTGGAAGATTGGAAAAGGGTGCTCAAGAGGTTGTGGGATGTGGGAATACCTCACGTCTGCTTCACCGGTGGCGAGGCTACGCTTTTCGCTGGTCTATTGGATTTGGTTGACTATGCTGAAGAACTGGGAATGGTGACTGGCCTTCTCACCAATGGAAGAAGCCTGGGCCAGCTCGATTTCGTGAAAAACCTTGAACAGGCAGGTCTTGATCACATCCAGATTACGCTCGAATCCCACGATAAGAAGATCCACGACACTATTGTGGGATGTCCGGGCTGGAGGCAGACGGTAAATGGGATAAAGAACGCAATCAGCACACAGGTTTATACAATCACCAACACGACCATAACCAGATTGAATGAACCGGCAATAGAAAGGACGATCAAGTTCATCCGAGATCTGGGCGTAAAGACCTTCGCGGCAAACGGCTTGATATTCACAGGCAAGGGAGAGTATTCTGGATTGGGATTCACTGAAAAGGAACTTGTCCCGATCGTGACCAGGATAAGGGATACTGCGAGAAAACTCGGCATGAGGTTCATATGGTACACTCCAACTCAGTACAAGAATTTCGATCCCGTAGCTCTCGACCTAGGCCCCAAGGCCTGTACTGCGGCCAAATACAACATGTGCATCGAACCTGACGGTAGCGTGATACCGTGTCAGAGTTGGTATGAGCCGATTGGAAATATTTTGACTGACAGTTGGGACAATATATGGAACTCGGAGCTGGCCACTAAGATTAGGAACAAAGAGATGATAATGGATGAGTGCAAAACCTGTGAAGATCTTCCCATATGCGGAGGCGGCTGCCCTCTCTACAATAGCGCGAACGAGTACCTTTGCACGGAATCCAAGTCTGCAGGATGA
- a CDS encoding acyl-CoA thioesterase, with translation MKGETEIRARYADTDQMGVVYYSKYLEYFEVGRTELLRGLGLPYTELESKGIHLPVVECTCCYKRPARYDDVLTIVTTIGNVGRASIRMDYEIYRKGDSKLLASGFTRHASVNSDGKPVSMPEAMRAKLKQE, from the coding sequence ATGAAAGGCGAGACAGAGATAAGAGCTCGGTACGCTGATACCGACCAGATGGGTGTCGTCTATTATTCGAAGTACCTCGAGTACTTCGAAGTTGGGAGGACGGAACTTCTTCGGGGGCTCGGGCTTCCATATACAGAGCTCGAGTCTAAAGGGATTCACCTTCCAGTTGTTGAATGCACATGCTGCTATAAGCGTCCGGCGCGGTATGATGATGTGCTCACCATCGTCACCACTATTGGAAACGTGGGGAGAGCTTCTATACGCATGGATTACGAGATCTACAGGAAAGGAGACTCAAAGCTGCTTGCATCAGGGTTTACAAGACATGCTTCAGTCAACTCCGATGGCAAGCCCGTGTCAATGCCTGAGGCAATGAGGGCAAAGCTCAAACAGGAGTAG
- a CDS encoding peptidylprolyl isomerase — MSAKSEGLSMAKSEEPAAKPVATDTSARKLDAHDVVAVINMAKGGEIVFEFYPDDAPKTVDNFITLTNKGFYNGLTFHRVVAGFVVQGGDPAGNGSGDAGYNLPAEFNKQKHVTGTVAMARSSDPNSASCQFYICLAPQPSLDGKYTVFGQTIKGMDIVKGIKIGDVMKTVRILPKSEYKK, encoded by the coding sequence ATGTCCGCAAAATCGGAGGGTTTGAGCATGGCAAAGTCTGAGGAGCCGGCGGCAAAACCAGTTGCCACCGACACATCTGCCCGGAAGTTAGACGCGCACGATGTGGTGGCTGTGATTAACATGGCCAAGGGTGGAGAGATAGTGTTTGAGTTCTATCCTGATGACGCGCCCAAGACAGTGGATAACTTCATCACGCTGACTAACAAAGGGTTCTACAACGGGCTCACATTTCACAGGGTAGTGGCTGGATTTGTCGTGCAGGGAGGAGACCCGGCCGGAAATGGGTCCGGTGATGCCGGGTATAACCTACCCGCAGAGTTCAACAAGCAGAAGCACGTCACAGGAACGGTGGCAATGGCGAGAAGCTCGGACCCAAACTCGGCCTCCTGCCAGTTCTACATCTGCCTGGCACCCCAGCCTAGCCTTGATGGCAAGTACACGGTGTTCGGGCAGACGATAAAGGGGATGGATATTGTGAAAGGCATCAAGATAGGGGACGTTATGAAAACCGTCCGCATCCTCCCCAAATCCGAATACAAGAAATAA
- a CDS encoding formate--tetrahydrofolate ligase — translation MKTDIEIAQKAKMLPINDIGSMIGLKREDLMCCGDFKAKIELDALARFSEKPDAPLVLVTSINPTRAGEGKTTTSVGLAQALNKLGKKAIVTLREPSLGPVFGIKGGAAGGGYSQVLPMEDINLHFTGDMHAITSAHNLLAALLDNKIHRRNPLGIDVNAVPYHRVMDMNDRALRNIVVGLGGRPTGVPREDAFDITAASEIMAILALSKDHADLKKRISRIVVAYDLDRNPVTAEDLGAQGAMCALLRDALKPNLVQTIEKTPAIIHAGPFGNIAHGANSIIATKGALKLGDIVVTEAGFGADLGAEKFLNIVSRVGDFYPHVAVLVVTIRALKRHGGVSRSRLKRKDLRALNDGMPNVEKHAENLTSFGLPPIVAVNVFPSDSKEEIDFVKEHCKDVGLSVAASEVFEKGGKGGIELAEMVLDGCKKKAPIPRPLYAREAPLKEKIELIAKKIYGADGVDYEGKSSRQIRKYEDMGFCQSFICMAKTQYSLSHDPDLLGRPAGWRLVIREVRLSAGADFVIPVTGNIMTMPGLPRVPAAEGVDIDESGRIVGLS, via the coding sequence GTGAAGACCGACATTGAGATTGCGCAGAAAGCGAAGATGCTTCCAATCAATGATATCGGAAGCATGATTGGTCTTAAGCGCGAAGACCTGATGTGCTGTGGTGATTTCAAGGCGAAGATTGAACTCGACGCTCTGGCCCGGTTCAGCGAAAAGCCGGATGCGCCTCTTGTGCTTGTCACTTCGATAAATCCAACGAGAGCAGGGGAAGGTAAGACTACGACCTCAGTGGGCCTTGCGCAGGCGTTGAACAAACTGGGCAAGAAAGCGATTGTGACATTGAGGGAACCTTCTCTCGGCCCAGTCTTTGGCATCAAAGGTGGTGCGGCTGGAGGAGGATACAGCCAGGTTCTCCCAATGGAGGACATCAACCTCCACTTCACAGGAGACATGCATGCAATCACCTCTGCTCACAACCTTCTTGCCGCGCTTCTCGATAACAAGATCCACAGGAGAAATCCACTGGGAATAGATGTGAATGCGGTGCCTTACCACCGTGTCATGGACATGAACGACAGAGCTCTGCGCAATATCGTTGTGGGCCTTGGCGGAAGACCTACAGGTGTGCCTAGAGAAGATGCATTCGACATAACCGCTGCAAGCGAAATAATGGCGATACTCGCCCTGTCGAAAGACCATGCTGATTTGAAGAAGAGGATTTCCAGGATTGTTGTGGCGTATGATCTGGACCGAAATCCTGTGACTGCGGAGGACCTGGGTGCCCAGGGGGCGATGTGCGCCCTACTTCGGGATGCTCTGAAGCCGAATCTTGTGCAAACTATCGAGAAGACTCCCGCCATAATCCACGCCGGTCCTTTTGGGAATATCGCGCACGGCGCAAATTCGATCATCGCCACAAAGGGGGCATTGAAGCTGGGTGACATTGTGGTGACAGAGGCCGGCTTTGGCGCAGACCTTGGCGCGGAAAAGTTTCTGAACATAGTATCCAGAGTTGGAGATTTCTACCCTCATGTCGCGGTTCTCGTTGTCACTATCAGGGCATTGAAGAGGCACGGGGGAGTCAGCAGGAGCCGTCTCAAAAGGAAGGATCTGCGGGCGCTGAACGATGGGATGCCCAACGTGGAGAAGCATGCCGAGAACCTGACCAGCTTTGGACTGCCGCCTATTGTCGCTGTCAACGTTTTCCCATCAGATTCAAAGGAAGAAATTGATTTTGTGAAGGAGCACTGCAAGGATGTGGGGCTTTCGGTCGCGGCGAGCGAAGTCTTTGAAAAAGGTGGAAAAGGAGGGATTGAGCTGGCAGAGATGGTTCTTGATGGGTGCAAGAAGAAAGCGCCCATACCGAGGCCACTCTACGCGAGAGAGGCGCCCTTGAAAGAGAAAATCGAGCTCATCGCGAAGAAGATCTATGGTGCCGATGGCGTAGACTACGAAGGGAAGAGCAGCAGACAGATCAGGAAATATGAGGACATGGGGTTCTGTCAATCATTCATCTGCATGGCAAAGACGCAGTATTCCCTCTCCCACGACCCGGACCTGTTGGGCAGGCCTGCTGGATGGCGTCTTGTGATCAGAGAGGTGAGGCTCAGCGCCGGCGCGGATTTCGTCATTCCTGTAACCGGAAACATTATGACCATGCCCGGGCTGCCAAGAGTTCCTGCGGCAGAAGGTGTCGATATTGATGAGTCTGGACGGATTGTCGGTCTTTCGTGA
- a CDS encoding sigma-70 family RNA polymerase sigma factor, with the protein MGPYEKASDDELIRLAKSGESKAFDALVTRYHRKVYGLALSMMRDHDAADDICQETFIRAYKAFGRFREGANFFTWIYRIAVNLSLNAIRNKKRLVPMDDVPETVGSVAPVQEDCAERKELLDKVNEKLEQMHPKYRTALVLRVNEGLSYAEISAVLGIPKGTVMSRISRAREMLRSLVEE; encoded by the coding sequence ATGGGACCTTACGAAAAAGCCAGCGACGATGAACTGATAAGGCTGGCAAAAAGTGGCGAATCAAAAGCGTTCGACGCGCTCGTAACCAGGTATCACAGGAAGGTGTATGGCCTTGCACTGAGCATGATGAGGGACCATGACGCGGCCGATGATATATGTCAGGAGACGTTTATTAGAGCGTACAAAGCTTTTGGGAGGTTCAGAGAAGGTGCCAACTTCTTTACATGGATATACAGGATTGCGGTCAACCTTTCTCTTAACGCGATAAGAAACAAGAAGAGGCTTGTTCCAATGGATGATGTACCCGAGACAGTAGGTTCAGTCGCTCCCGTGCAGGAAGATTGTGCTGAGCGGAAAGAGCTTCTGGATAAAGTTAACGAAAAACTTGAACAAATGCATCCTAAGTATCGAACAGCCTTAGTATTACGTGTCAACGAAGGGCTATCGTACGCTGAGATTTCGGCTGTTCTTGGAATACCAAAAGGGACTGTCATGTCGAGGATAAGCAGGGCAAGAGAGATGCTCAGGTCTCTTGTAGAAGAATGA
- a CDS encoding VWA domain-containing protein, with protein sequence MLSKKLSPCLVLFAVLLACSAYADGIIIPVRPISKRIPPPLSIKYHHVDVTINNQVARTEVDQVFKNNFGSELEGIYIFPIPPGAAINDFSMYVGGEKIDARLLDKESALRVYEDIVRRQKDPALLEYAGRDMFKARVYPIPAYGEKRVGLVYTELIRKDTNLCSYRYSLNTEKFSADPLNDVRVKVTITSRVPILSIYSPTHQIQIERSGPTKAVVTYIEKNVKPDKDFVIYYRLSKEQMGVSLLSYKEWRGDGYFLLLVSPNDWSIDQKVLPKDVVFVFDRSGSMSGKKIEQARSSLAFCLSSLNEKDRFALITFNDVVKEFSTTLLRASRKNVENAKEFVKGLSASGGTDIHGALVSGLDMLESGSRPKMLLFLTDGLPTVGITDVNEIVRRVAERNSKGARAFTFGVGYDVNTRLLDRLANESKGSSEYVRPNEDIEVKVSSLYSKIMNPVLTDIEIHYGSAGVSDVYPRKIPDLFKGSQLVLTGRYRNSGNARIVLEGKMEGKTKRFSYTLAFERKDKENDFIPLLWASRRIGHLIEEIKAHGKSQELVEEIVRLSKRFGILTEYTSFLVDKDVTVALPSLREEAERKLEAADEAVGGWAVNQSVNAKRMKKSAQVPANTYYDDRGVERKFENVVQVGNRAFFNQNGKWVETTGDSKMPVVKVKRFSKAYFQLLRNDPSVGSYLSLGQNVQFNIGNQQIQIADSGKEEFSQSELTELFD encoded by the coding sequence ATGTTATCGAAAAAGCTCAGCCCATGTTTGGTTCTTTTTGCGGTTCTTCTGGCTTGCAGTGCCTATGCTGACGGAATAATTATACCTGTTAGGCCGATTAGCAAGCGGATTCCGCCACCGTTATCGATAAAATACCACCACGTCGACGTTACAATAAACAATCAGGTGGCCCGCACGGAAGTCGACCAGGTGTTCAAGAACAACTTCGGCAGCGAACTGGAAGGGATATACATATTTCCAATTCCTCCCGGGGCCGCCATAAATGATTTCTCCATGTACGTTGGGGGCGAGAAGATTGACGCTCGCCTTCTGGACAAAGAGAGCGCACTCAGGGTATATGAAGATATAGTCAGAAGGCAGAAAGACCCTGCGCTCTTAGAGTATGCAGGCAGGGATATGTTCAAGGCCAGGGTCTATCCCATTCCCGCCTACGGCGAGAAGAGAGTGGGGCTCGTGTATACTGAACTGATAAGAAAAGACACCAACCTCTGTTCGTATCGATATTCGCTGAACACAGAGAAATTCTCAGCCGACCCCCTTAACGACGTGAGGGTCAAGGTTACGATCACCTCCAGAGTTCCCATACTGAGCATCTATTCACCGACACACCAGATACAGATTGAGAGGTCAGGCCCGACTAAGGCAGTGGTCACCTACATAGAAAAGAATGTGAAGCCTGATAAGGACTTCGTAATCTACTATAGACTGTCAAAGGAGCAGATGGGTGTCAGCCTGTTAAGCTATAAGGAGTGGAGAGGGGACGGTTATTTTCTCCTTCTTGTTTCGCCGAACGACTGGTCCATTGACCAGAAGGTCTTGCCCAAGGATGTCGTTTTTGTGTTTGACAGGTCAGGCAGCATGAGCGGCAAAAAGATTGAACAGGCCAGATCGTCACTCGCGTTTTGCCTGAGCTCCCTCAATGAGAAGGATAGATTTGCTCTCATAACATTCAATGACGTCGTGAAGGAGTTTTCTACAACCCTTCTTCGAGCCTCCAGAAAGAATGTGGAAAACGCCAAAGAGTTTGTCAAAGGGTTGAGCGCGAGCGGGGGAACCGACATTCACGGCGCGCTCGTGTCTGGGCTCGACATGCTTGAGTCCGGGTCAAGACCCAAGATGCTTCTGTTTCTCACCGATGGACTTCCCACGGTTGGGATTACGGACGTGAACGAGATTGTGAGAAGAGTCGCTGAACGTAACTCCAAAGGCGCGAGAGCCTTCACGTTTGGTGTTGGGTATGACGTTAACACAAGACTGCTGGACAGGCTGGCGAACGAAAGCAAAGGTTCTTCCGAATACGTGAGACCCAACGAAGACATAGAAGTCAAAGTCTCTTCGCTCTACTCAAAGATCATGAATCCGGTCTTGACCGACATCGAAATCCATTATGGCTCAGCGGGTGTTTCAGATGTGTACCCGCGCAAGATTCCAGATCTGTTCAAGGGGAGCCAGCTTGTTCTGACAGGCCGTTACAGGAACTCGGGCAATGCGAGAATTGTGCTGGAAGGAAAAATGGAAGGGAAGACAAAGAGGTTTTCATATACCCTTGCGTTTGAACGAAAGGACAAGGAAAACGACTTCATTCCTCTATTGTGGGCGTCGCGCAGGATCGGGCACCTCATCGAGGAGATAAAAGCACATGGAAAGAGCCAAGAACTCGTTGAAGAGATTGTCAGGTTGAGCAAGAGGTTCGGAATCCTCACCGAATACACGTCCTTTCTTGTGGACAAAGATGTGACTGTGGCGCTTCCCTCGCTGCGCGAAGAGGCTGAGAGAAAGCTCGAGGCTGCCGATGAAGCAGTTGGTGGTTGGGCTGTAAACCAGTCTGTCAACGCAAAGAGAATGAAGAAGTCCGCTCAGGTTCCTGCTAACACTTACTATGATGACCGGGGAGTGGAGCGGAAATTCGAGAATGTGGTTCAGGTTGGCAATAGAGCTTTCTTCAACCAGAATGGGAAGTGGGTTGAAACAACTGGTGACTCGAAGATGCCTGTAGTCAAAGTAAAAAGGTTCAGCAAGGCTTACTTCCAACTGCTAAGGAACGACCCTTCCGTTGGATCTTATCTTTCTCTCGGTCAAAATGTGCAGTTCAACATAGGCAATCAACAGATTCAAATCGCAGACAGCGGCAAAGAAGAGTTCAGCCAATCAGAGCTGACGGAGCTGTTTGACTAA
- a CDS encoding YlbF family regulator has protein sequence MGEIEESARTLGRMLKESPEYKKFGKASDSLENDEELKSLINSVAEKERSLNKKMEKAIPVEVEEKRNLKELKDKAQANAVYAEFLEAEKAYFALMKRVNDAMNEALKDESAPSESS, from the coding sequence GTGGGAGAGATAGAAGAGAGTGCAAGGACGCTGGGCAGGATGCTGAAGGAGTCACCGGAATACAAGAAATTTGGAAAGGCATCCGATTCCCTGGAGAATGATGAGGAACTGAAGTCGCTCATCAACTCGGTGGCTGAAAAAGAAAGGTCGTTGAACAAGAAGATGGAGAAGGCGATACCGGTTGAGGTGGAAGAGAAGAGGAACCTGAAGGAGTTAAAGGACAAAGCCCAGGCCAACGCTGTCTACGCTGAATTTCTCGAGGCCGAGAAGGCGTACTTTGCGCTCATGAAAAGGGTGAACGACGCAATGAATGAAGCGCTGAAAGATGAGAGTGCGCCCAGTGAGAGTTCTTAG